A stretch of the Aegilops tauschii subsp. strangulata cultivar AL8/78 chromosome 4, Aet v6.0, whole genome shotgun sequence genome encodes the following:
- the LOC109744099 gene encoding uncharacterized protein isoform X1, producing the protein MVHKIFNVPSGPRVVELLKRNERCELRDIYREGTRAPMKKSISVIKKASDNDVVTLERTWVLLCLALVLVPGTGNMVLLDYLASLKDLDELNEFAWDEHVLATALREAGNYQLKREAGASGFWIGGCLPMFVLIYMDFLDVPRSLISEETFNYSLPRACFVCNADFELVKEFDRNKLTLEKVDFGKCNY; encoded by the exons ATGGTGCACAAAATTTTTAATGTCCCATCCGGACCAAGGGTAGTGGAGCTGCTGAAGAGGAACGAACGTTGCGAGCTGCGCGACATATATCGAGAAGGCACAAGGGCTCCAATGAAGAAATCcatttctgtaatcaagaaagCATCGGATAATGATGTTGTTACTTTAGAGAGGACTTGGGTTCTTTTATGCCTTGCTCTCGTGCTAGTTCCTGGCACCGGCAACATGGTCTTGTTGGACTACCTTGCTAGCTTGAAGGACTTGGATGAACTGAATGAGTTTGCGTGGGACGAGCATGTGTTGGCAACTGCGTTGAGGGAGGCGGGGAATTACCAACTAAAGAGGGAGGCTGGGGCAAGTGGCTTTTGGATAGGCGGCTGTCTACCTATGTTCGTG TTAATTTACATGGATTTCCTGGATGTGCCTCGGTCATTGATTAGTGAGGAGACGTTCAACTACTCGTTGCCCAGGGCTTGCTTTGTGTGCAATGCAGATTTTGAGCTTGTTAAAGAATTTGACAGGAACAAGCTCACCCTCGAGAAGGTTGATTTTGGAAAGTGCAAT TACTGA
- the LOC109744099 gene encoding uncharacterized protein isoform X3, with amino-acid sequence MHTVMTRYKTRKPKKNELLPDFIEIDGFHTSLENFHASLKPRAEIDNEVMTLYLKTFNYDQSVKKKKPKKIVFSVLMSLKLSAEPDVFDPKVCEKEFKNACLQNHISKSDLLFFMVVHKKHWAVVVVNITQKEFNIFDSIRNSEDLFEMDRITKNVV; translated from the exons ATGCACACGGTAATGACCAGATACAAGACaagaaaaccaaagaaaaacgAGCTTCT GCCCGACTTCATTGAAATAGATGGCTTCCATACATCTCTCGAGAATTTTCATGCATCTCTAAAGCCAAGAGCGGAGATTGACAATGAGGTCATGACCTTATACCTGAAGACATTCAACTATGATCAGTcagtgaagaagaagaagccaaAAAAAATTGTTTTCTCAGTGTTGATGAGT TTGAAACTCAGTGCTGAGCCAGATGTGTTTGATCCGAAGGTGTGCGAAAAAGAATTTAAGAATGCTTGCTTACAAAATCACATTTCAAAATCTGACCTG CTATTCTTCATGGTTGTACACAAAAAGCACTGGGCAGTAGTAGTTGTTAACATCACCCAAAAGGAGTTCAATATCTTTGACTCCATTAGGAACTCGGAAGACCTTTTTGAGATGGACAGGATCACTAAGAATGTG GTTTGA
- the LOC109744099 gene encoding uncharacterized protein isoform X2 — protein sequence MHTVMTRYKTRKPKKNELLPDFIEIDGFHTSLENFHASLKPRAEIDNEVMTLYLKTFNYDQSVKKKKPKKIVFSVLMSLKLSAEPDVFDPKVCEKEFKNACLQNHISKSDLLFFMVVHKKHWAVVVVNITQKEFNIFDSIRNSEDLFEMDRITKNVVANIKSVAMREPLFKHNLESYSLFTPLDYPQ from the exons ATGCACACGGTAATGACCAGATACAAGACaagaaaaccaaagaaaaacgAGCTTCT GCCCGACTTCATTGAAATAGATGGCTTCCATACATCTCTCGAGAATTTTCATGCATCTCTAAAGCCAAGAGCGGAGATTGACAATGAGGTCATGACCTTATACCTGAAGACATTCAACTATGATCAGTcagtgaagaagaagaagccaaAAAAAATTGTTTTCTCAGTGTTGATGAGT TTGAAACTCAGTGCTGAGCCAGATGTGTTTGATCCGAAGGTGTGCGAAAAAGAATTTAAGAATGCTTGCTTACAAAATCACATTTCAAAATCTGACCTG CTATTCTTCATGGTTGTACACAAAAAGCACTGGGCAGTAGTAGTTGTTAACATCACCCAAAAGGAGTTCAATATCTTTGACTCCATTAGGAACTCGGAAGACCTTTTTGAGATGGACAGGATCACTAAGAATGTG GTCGCAAACATCAAGAGTGTTGCAATGAGGGAGCCACTTTTTAAGCACAATCTTGAGTCTTACTCGCTATTCACCCCACTTGATTACCCTCAATAA
- the LOC120970835 gene encoding protein FAR1-RELATED SEQUENCE 5-like, translating into MAHHIARDMAYSAMGGDMAYSAIGGSSGEGSAVPRRTTSAPASAFDLRECNSTACLLALNSEDVRLLNHTEDGAANEESFVQQPFTSHGGGDSDGVLNTHGGMHDADEDDDISSQPLLPYVGMEFDSIEDAQKFYNDYAFGTGFGSRIASSKNSQKKGPQQLIKRVFQCVHAGKPETTCETSSHSEGIAAGESSSSKQAGVEMDVTVKRQRNRIMRYDCKAHMIVGLRGNKWVVTYFVAQHTHPLMQHEEIVRFYRSHRKIPEEDYQLLMTMHDVNLSTTNCMGMLGMVHGGDRRKLPYVKRDVSNARSKLRQNQSFQDMDMTVAYFKRRQAENAQFYYATEVDKETNEVTALFWVDGRTRALYPKYKDCMFFDTTFCTNRYNLPFAPIVGVNNHLQTVLLGCALVPNEQIETFKWVFQHWMIAMNNEHPLHLMTDQDKAMETAIKDVFPNTVHRCCKWHVQRKASEKLGRILSMDENFEQVFYGVINDSETVDEFEENWQHMLHCFDLVDNRHLSNMWRKRETWAPAYFRKNFFPFTSTTGRSEGLNSYFKTFVNPQDSVWRFVQQYEVLQETMLDHEDNQAFIGHATTAPLYSRYNFERQAVHFYTRSVFLKFQKEVMASTGFIMNLAPALDNASVRFELHSNYFENPRIFSVNVVLAEEKFECSCNCFEMNGIICAHIIRVMVHLNVQKIPQRYMLERWSEAATTAMSGGGCLLDFGHPATNTLKYNALCRKYTWLASQACSNDLAYKIMNDAAHQLEPLIAAAKQGALPEQQKANQRQAMQQQQQTPEPTTVPQPDGDAMLQNPARVPKKGHPTEKSKRRKTLLEQREDAHKNKAKKDEKKQTKPRGKPRPKKKAPPCSYCNEEGHGVQTCQYLKAAMGVKKCPYCEEQGHAMQECPYLKAAMKTDASMARATELRL; encoded by the exons ATGGCGCACCACATCGCCAGAGACATGGCCTACTCCGCCATGGGTGGGGACATGGCCTACTCCGCCATAGGTGGTAGCTCCGGCGAGGGTTCGGCTGTTCCCCGGCGGACGACTTCAGCTCCGGCGAGCGCCTTCGATCTCAG AGAATGCAACAGCACTGCATGTTTGCTTGCTTTAAATTCAGAGGATGTAAGACTACTGAAT CATACCGAAGATGGAGCGGCAAATGAGGAGAGTTTTGTTCAGCAACCTTTCACAAGTCATGGTGGTGGGGATTCAGATGGTGTCCTAAACACTCACGGTGGAATGCATGATgcagatgaggatgatgatatttCATCTCAGCCACTTCTGCCCTATGTTGGCATGGAATTTGACTCAATTGAAGATGCCCAAAAGTTCTATAATGACTACGCATTTGGAACGGGTTTTGGCTCACGCATAGCTTCCTCAAAAAACAGCCAGAAGAAAGGTCCACAACAACTTATCAAGAGGGTCTTCCAATGTGTGCATGCTGGCAAACCGGAGACTACATGTGAGACAAGCAGCCACTCGGAAGGAATTGCAGCAGGGGAAAGCTCATCAAGCAAGCAGGCTGGGGTTGAAATGGATGTGACAGTCAAGCGTCAGAGGAATCGGATTATGCGTTATGATTGCAAAGCTCATATGATTGTTGGCCTCAGGGGCAATAAGTGGGTTGTTACCTACTTTGTTGCACAGCATACACACCCTTTGATGCAGCATGAGGAGATTGTGAGGTTCTACCGCTCACACCGTAAAATTCCAGAAGAAGATTACCAACTACTGATGACAATGCATGATGTAAACTTGTCAACTACAAATTGCATGGGAATGCTTGGAATGGTCCATGGCGGAGACCGGAGGAAACTGCCATATGTGAAGAGGGATGTTTCAAATGCGCGTTCCAAGCTGCGACAAAATCAGTCATTTCAGGACATGGATATGACGGTTGCTTACTTTAAGAGGCGTCAAGCTGAGAATGCTCAATTCTACTACGCAACAGAAGTTGACAAAGAAACAAACGAAGTGACAGCTCTGTTTTGGGTGGATGGAAGGACAAGAGCATTGTACCCAAAGTACAAAGATTGTATGTTCTTTGACACAACATTTTGCACAAATCGGTACAATCTGCCTTTCGCTCCTATTGTTGGTGTGAACAACCACTTGCAAACCGTGCTGCTAGGTTGTGCCTTGGTGCCAAATGAACAAATAGAAACTTTCAAGTGGGTGTTTCAACATTGGATGATTGCAATGAATAATGAGCACCCGTTGCACCTAATGACTGATCAGGACAAGGCAATGGAAACAGCAATAAAGGATGTCTTCCCAAACACAGTGCATAGGTGCTGCAAATGGCATGTCCAGCGAAAAGCAAGCGAAAAGTTGGGTAGGATCCTGAGCATGGATGAAAATTTTGAGCAGGTTttctatggggttatcaatgatTCGGAGACGGTGGATGAGTTCGAGGAGAATTGGCAGCATATGCTGCATTGCTTTGACTTGGTTGACAACAGACATCTAAGCAACATGTGGCGTAAGCGAGAGACCTGGGCTCCAGCATACTTCCGAAAGAACTTCTTCCCATTTACAAGCACTACAGGGCGGTCTGAGGGTCTCAACTCCTACTTCAAGACATTTGTCAACCCTCAAGACTCTGTCTGGAGATTTGTACAACAATATGAGGTGCTTCAAGAAACAATGTTGGACCATGAAGACAATCAAGCTTTCATAGGCCATGCAACAACTGCACCACTTTACTCGAG GTACAACTTTGAGCGCCAAGCAGTTCACTTCTATACCCGAAGCGTGTTTCTCAAGTTTCAAAAAGAGGTCATGGCATCAACAGGCTTCATCATGAACCTGGCCCCTGCTCTTGACAATGCAAGCGTGAGGTTTGAGCTGCACTCAAATTACTTTGAGAATCCCCGAATATTTTCAGTGAATGTTGTGTTGGCAGAGGAGAAGTTTGAATGCAGCTGCAACTGTTTTGAGATGAATGGGATTATTTGTGCACACATCATAAGGGTAATGGTGCATCTCAATGTCCAAAAAATTCCACAAAGATACATGCTAGAGAGGTGGTCAGAAGCTGCGACAACGGCAATGAGCGGTGGTGGATGTCTCCTAGATTTTGGGCACCCTGCAACCAACACTCTCAAGTACAACGCCTTGTGCAGAAAGTATACATGGTTGGCTTCACAAGCTTGCAGCAACGATCTTGCCTACAAAATAATGAATGATGCAGCTCACCAACTTGAGCCCCTCATAGCTGCAGCAAAGCAAGGGGCGCTCCCAGAACAACAGAAAGCAAATCAGCGGCAAGCAATGCAACAGCAACAACAAACCCCCGAGCCAACCACTGTGCCGCAACCTGATGGCGATGCCATGCTTCAGAACCCCGCACGTGTTCCAAAAAAAGGGCATCCGACTGAAAAATCAAAGAGGAGAAAGACTCTGCTTGAGCAACGAGAAGATGCACATAAGAATAAAGCTAAGAAAGATGAAAAGAAGCAAACCAAGCCCAGAGGAAAACCTAGACCAAAGAAGAAAGCGCCTCCTTGCTCGTACTGCAACGAAGAAGGTCACGGTGTCCAAACATGCCAGTACTTGAAGGCTGCAATGGGGGTCAAAAAATGTCCCTACTGTGAAGAGCAAGGTCATGCTATGCAAGAATGTCCCTACCTAAAAGCTGCAATGAAGACAGATGCTAGCATGGCTAGAGCAACAGAGCTTAGGCTGTGA